Proteins encoded together in one Lathyrus oleraceus cultivar Zhongwan6 chromosome 5, CAAS_Psat_ZW6_1.0, whole genome shotgun sequence window:
- the LOC127081395 gene encoding uncharacterized protein LOC127081395: MSGESEVIGSGGGSPPRGNNNNDESTSDSNNYVARPPTFNEDSTEFEWWKTKMHTHIIGIDDNLWDILEDGINIQVNSVGMISDRKYLTPSQKKLYIKHHRVRGIFVDALPHYEYIKIIDKSTTHNIFKSTCVAYEGNHDQQVREAKANVLVHRYGLFKTKDDEDIESMLSRFKILVSGLQVLYKSYTSSDHSLLVKFRPKVTTIQEAKDLNTLSLESLIKNLQSHEMDLNGYEPFKKSKSLALKSFEKFAKDIKIWNSKEASQSEAFEEDSIVMR; the protein is encoded by the coding sequence ATGTCAGGTGAATCTGAAGTTATTGGTTCGGGTGGGGGTTCTCCTCCTCGTggtaataataataatgatgaaAGTACATCTGATAGTAATAACTATGTTGCTAGACCTCCAACATTCAACGAAGACTCCACTGAATTCGAATGGTGGAAAACCAAGATGCACACTCATATCATAGGTATTGATGATAATTTATGGGACATCTTGGAAGATGGTATTAACATTCAAGTTAATAGTGTTGGAATGATATCTGATAGGAAATATCTCACACCTTCTCAGAAGAAGTTATACATAAAACACCATAGAGTAAGAGGTATCTTTGTTGATGCTCTACCTCATTATGAGTATATCAAAATCATTGATAAATCCACAACTCATAATATCTTTAAATCCACGTGTGTTGCATATGAAGGGAATCATGATCAACAGGTTCGGGAAGCTAAGGCTAACGTTTTGGTTCACAGATATGGGTTGTTCAAGACGAAGGATGATGAAGACATTGAAAGCATGTTATCTAGGTTTAAAATTCTTGTGTCTGGTCTTCAAGTGCTATACAAAAGCTATACTAGCTCTGACCACAGTCTTCTTGTCAAATTCAGACCCAAGGTAACAACTATCCAGGAGGCTAAAGACTTAAACACATTAAGTCTTGAAAGTCTTATAAAAAATCTCCAAAGTCATGAGATGGATCTTAATGGATATGAACCTTTCAAGAAGTCAAAGTCTCTTGCCTTGAAATCTTTTGAAAAATTTGCAAAGGATATAAAGATCTGGAACTCTAAAGAAGCTTCTCAATCAGAAGCTTTTGAAGAAGATTCGATAGTCATGAGATGA